In Allocoprobacillus halotolerans, a genomic segment contains:
- a CDS encoding polyphenol oxidase family protein, with translation MKLIEWKCFDEIEAYTTCSYDDKYLMNMSFNGIDDQQVLKNRQQLAKTLNTDLSQMVATLQQHTTHFIEVHSNDGGRGMFSRDDALIGYDAMYTRDRHLWLWTFHADCCPVLLYCRDQKIVAAIHSGWKGTVGEIVKKVAQHLIENEHCHPQYMYAYIGPSIEQRNFEAKDDIIDLVKKMSFDTRDFYIQKEDGTYLLNSKGLIQQQLLELQVPKQNITISPYCTIENEDLFSHIVEIKVLIVILH, from the coding sequence ATGAAATTAATAGAATGGAAATGTTTTGATGAAATAGAAGCTTATACAACTTGCAGTTATGATGATAAGTATCTTATGAATATGAGTTTTAATGGCATTGATGATCAACAAGTTTTAAAAAATCGTCAACAACTCGCAAAAACTTTAAATACAGATTTATCTCAAATGGTAGCAACTTTACAACAACATACAACCCATTTTATTGAAGTACATTCCAATGATGGAGGTAGAGGCATGTTCAGTCGTGATGATGCCTTGATTGGCTATGATGCTATGTATACAAGAGATCGTCATTTATGGTTATGGACATTTCATGCTGATTGTTGTCCTGTTTTACTTTATTGTCGTGATCAAAAAATTGTTGCTGCTATTCATTCTGGTTGGAAAGGAACGGTTGGTGAAATTGTTAAAAAAGTTGCTCAGCATTTGATTGAGAATGAACATTGTCATCCTCAATATATGTATGCATATATTGGACCATCCATTGAACAAAGAAATTTTGAAGCCAAAGATGATATTATTGATTTGGTCAAAAAAATGTCTTTTGATACTCGTGATTTTTATATTCAAAAAGAAGATGGAACTTATTTATTAAACAGTAAAGGACTTATTCAACAACAATTATTAGAATTACAAGTCCCCAAACAAAACATAACAATATCACCCTATTGTACAATTGAAAATGAGGACCTTTTTTCTCATATCGTAGAAATAAAAGTCCTCATCGTAATATTACATTGA